The Xylocopa sonorina isolate GNS202 chromosome 17, iyXylSono1_principal, whole genome shotgun sequence genome includes a region encoding these proteins:
- the LOC143431207 gene encoding uncharacterized protein LOC143431207 isoform X1 yields MTQDVSIMTKVCDKIQKVEDTLNESMYKLDVLKKRLKTKLLTMETREEMEMKLEQIKEVLEENEEKLKSLRRQNTRSFMLAASIIFCCFLFYGLYLMIYGTI; encoded by the exons atgaCGCAGGACGTGAGTATTATGACGAAGGTATGCGACAAG ATTCAGAAGGTGGAGGATACGTTAAACGAATCCATGTATAAATTGGACGTATTGAAAAAAAGACTCAAGACAAAGCTGCTTACGATGGAAACTCGCGAGGAGATGGAAATGAAGCTGGAACAAATCAAGGAGGTACTGGAAGAGAATgaagaaaaattgaaaagtTTAAGGAGACAGAATACAAGGTCATTCATGCTAGCCGCAAGCATAATTTTTTGTTGTTTTCTATTCTATGGAttatatttaatgatttacggcACAATATAA
- the Cpsf5 gene encoding cleavage and polyadenylation specificity factor subunit 5, which yields MAMATTQVKGSGWPRRASNSSFEGKVVQNQSVTINRTVNLYPLTNYTFGTKEPLFEKDPSVPARFQRMRDEFDKIGMRRSVEGVLLVHEHGLPHVLLLQLGTTFFKLPGGELNTGEDEVEGLKRLLTETFGRQDGVKMEWVIEDTIGNWWRPNFEPPQYPYVPPHITKPKEHKRLFLVQLQEKALFAVPKNYKLVAAPLFELYDNSQGYGPIISSLPQSLCRFNFIYM from the exons ATGGCGATGGCAACAACTCAAGTTAAGGGAAGTGGATGGCCGAGGAGAGCAAGTAACAGTTCGTTTGAGGGGAAAGTGGTACAGAATCAATCTGTAACTATCAACAGGACAGTTAATTT ATATCCTTTGACAAACTATACATTTGGAACAAAAGAGCCACTCTTCGAGAAAGATCCGTCTGTACCAGCAAGGTTTCAGCGTATGCGAGACGAATTCGATAAAATTGGAATGCGCCGTAGCGTTGAAGGGGTATTATTGGTACATGAACATGGATTGCCGCACGTCCTCCTCCTTCAATTGGGAACGACATTCTTCAAATT GCCTGGTGGAGAACTAAATACAGGAGAAGACGAGGTAGAGGGCCTAAAACGGCTCCTTACAGAG ACCTTTGGCCGTCAAGATGGCGTTAAAATGGAGTGGGTAATAGAAGATACCATTGGAAACTGGTGGAGACCTAACTTTGAACCACCTCAATATCCTTATGTACCACCACACATCACCAAACCAAAGGAGCACAAGAGGTTGTTTCTTGTTCAACTGCAGGAGAAAG CTCTGTTTGCAGTTCCTAAAAATTATAAGTTAGTAGCTGCACCATTATTTGAGTTATATGATAATTCACAAGGGTATGGACCTATCATTTCCTCTCTCCCACAATCGCTTTGCAG ATTTAATTTTATCTATATGTGA
- the LOC143431207 gene encoding uncharacterized protein LOC143431207 isoform X2, with the protein MTQDVSIMTKIQKVEDTLNESMYKLDVLKKRLKTKLLTMETREEMEMKLEQIKEVLEENEEKLKSLRRQNTRSFMLAASIIFCCFLFYGLYLMIYGTI; encoded by the exons atgaCGCAGGACGTGAGTATTATGACGAAG ATTCAGAAGGTGGAGGATACGTTAAACGAATCCATGTATAAATTGGACGTATTGAAAAAAAGACTCAAGACAAAGCTGCTTACGATGGAAACTCGCGAGGAGATGGAAATGAAGCTGGAACAAATCAAGGAGGTACTGGAAGAGAATgaagaaaaattgaaaagtTTAAGGAGACAGAATACAAGGTCATTCATGCTAGCCGCAAGCATAATTTTTTGTTGTTTTCTATTCTATGGAttatatttaatgatttacggcACAATATAA